In the Deltaproteobacteria bacterium genome, one interval contains:
- a CDS encoding DUF1015 domain-containing protein — protein sequence MKTTLPVEGATRAPKIVPFRGLLYHQEKAGDPSRFVAPPYDVISPTQQERLYARDPHNVVRLILGKQHPEDTEQENRYTRAAADLKKWIQEGVLVRDEKPALYLYEQEFVLQGKKRKRRGLITLRRLEDFGQSIHRHEKTLEGPKRDRFQLITHCHANLSPIFSLYEDPQKEVVSLLDPHYKTAPFLEVVDDDQTFHRLWRLTESALLKKVSERLAAKGMFIADGHHRYEIGLAYRDWMKKKYPEAGDQAPFYYIMMFCAEISDPGLIILPTHRLVLRPNLDSTTLISRLRERFKVHSFSKERLGLFLQDFGAKADRRGFGVVLGQEATPYHFIELPPSDLLDVQSVHQSVLREILGFTEEDEKNPERIAYVKDQQELLSLVEREPDDFGILLSAPSPAEVFRVAQKGTVLPPKSTYFFPKLLSGLVFNPIDPEEEVII from the coding sequence TTGAAAACAACTTTGCCGGTGGAGGGGGCGACGCGAGCCCCTAAGATTGTCCCGTTTCGCGGGCTTCTTTATCATCAGGAGAAGGCAGGGGATCCCTCCCGGTTTGTTGCCCCTCCTTATGACGTGATCTCTCCGACACAACAGGAGCGTCTTTACGCAAGAGACCCTCACAATGTTGTTCGCCTCATTTTGGGGAAGCAACATCCGGAGGACACCGAACAGGAGAACCGCTACACCCGTGCGGCGGCCGATCTCAAAAAATGGATCCAAGAAGGGGTTTTGGTTCGGGACGAGAAGCCGGCTCTTTACCTCTATGAGCAGGAATTTGTCCTACAGGGGAAGAAGCGAAAGAGGAGGGGTCTGATCACCCTCCGGAGGCTCGAGGATTTTGGGCAGTCGATCCATCGACACGAAAAGACCCTGGAAGGACCCAAGCGGGATCGGTTTCAGCTCATCACCCATTGTCATGCCAACTTAAGTCCCATCTTTTCCCTCTATGAGGATCCGCAAAAAGAGGTCGTTTCCCTGCTGGATCCCCATTACAAGACCGCTCCGTTTTTGGAGGTGGTGGACGATGACCAGACTTTTCACCGTCTCTGGCGGCTTACTGAGTCGGCCCTTCTGAAAAAAGTTTCGGAGAGACTTGCCGCGAAAGGGATGTTCATTGCCGATGGACATCATCGCTACGAAATTGGGCTTGCTTACCGGGATTGGATGAAAAAAAAATATCCGGAGGCAGGCGATCAAGCCCCCTTTTACTACATCATGATGTTTTGTGCCGAGATCTCTGATCCGGGCCTTATTATTCTTCCAACGCATCGACTGGTTCTTCGTCCGAACCTTGATTCCACCACCCTCATTTCAAGGCTCCGGGAGAGGTTCAAAGTTCATTCCTTTTCAAAAGAGCGCCTCGGCCTTTTTTTACAGGACTTCGGAGCAAAGGCCGATCGTCGCGGATTCGGAGTTGTTTTGGGACAAGAAGCGACCCCCTACCATTTTATAGAACTGCCGCCTTCCGATCTTCTTGACGTCCAGTCGGTCCATCAATCGGTTTTGAGAGAGATCCTGGGCTTTACCGAGGAGGATGAAAAGAATCCGGAACGGATTGCCTATGTTAAGGATCAGCAGGAACTGCTCTCCCTCGTGGAGAGAGAGCCGGACGATTTTGGGATTCTCCTTTCAGCCCCCTCTCCAGCGGAGGTGTTTCGAGTGGCCCAAAAAGGAACGGTTCTTCCTCCCAAAAGCACCTATTTTTTTCCAAAGCTTCTTTCGGGGCTCGTTTTTAATCCGATTGATCCGGAGGAAGAGGTCATAATCTGA
- a CDS encoding DUF721 domain-containing protein, producing MRKRLPKLLSIKEILPNAMHQTVPDQKSIIWSLDDLWEQIVGAPLARQTRPLSIKEGKLKIGVVHSTLANELIFLQSTLIERIKKEIPSLKVSELRFQIMTSSSGSIGLKTSPERSFGKK from the coding sequence ATGCGAAAAAGGCTTCCCAAGTTGTTGTCAATCAAGGAGATTCTACCCAATGCCATGCATCAAACAGTGCCTGATCAAAAGTCAATTATTTGGTCCCTCGACGACCTTTGGGAGCAAATTGTGGGGGCGCCGCTTGCCCGACAGACCCGTCCCCTCTCGATCAAAGAAGGTAAATTAAAAATCGGAGTGGTCCATTCAACACTCGCCAATGAACTGATCTTTCTGCAATCGACCTTGATCGAACGGATCAAAAAAGAGATCCCCTCACTCAAGGTTTCTGAACTCCGCTTTCAGATTATGACCTCTTCCTCCGGATCAATCGGATTAAAAACGAGCCCCGAAAGAAGCTTTGGAAAAAAATAG
- the dksA gene encoding RNA polymerase-binding protein DksA gives MNKKELKRFKEILQERQNELRKMAESTKDQGIGFSTDDLADEVDLASSESDQSMVLRLRDRERVLFKKIEKALQKIEAGEYGVCERCGEDIGLKRLEARPVTDLCIRCKEEEERVERTFAE, from the coding sequence ATGAACAAAAAAGAACTTAAACGGTTCAAGGAGATCTTGCAGGAGCGCCAGAATGAGCTTCGCAAGATGGCTGAATCAACAAAAGATCAGGGGATCGGTTTCTCGACGGACGATCTTGCGGATGAGGTTGATCTCGCCTCCTCGGAGTCGGATCAATCAATGGTTCTCCGTCTTCGTGATCGTGAGAGGGTCCTCTTCAAAAAGATTGAAAAGGCGCTGCAGAAGATCGAGGCGGGGGAATACGGTGTCTGCGAGCGCTGCGGTGAGGATATTGGCCTTAAGCGGCTCGAGGCACGTCCCGTCACGGATCTCTGTATCCGTTGTAAGGAAGAGGAAGAGCGGGTTGAGCGGACCTTCGCTGAGTAA